The Vicia villosa cultivar HV-30 ecotype Madison, WI linkage group LG1, Vvil1.0, whole genome shotgun sequence genome includes a region encoding these proteins:
- the LOC131613461 gene encoding uncharacterized protein LOC131613461: MDESVFGIEFKSHITIDDLQEIFDQDQLGVSNMQSYIRLLYDRVLRGTALSNRFRFVSSAHCSGMEIVSDPESVRQRLVDRFMSTGNTECLHLWAYNTRPVGAHWLLLAINPIREVVYYLNSVKGEWTNYPAMKEIVDLSIQVFRSQRDAQVSRTKSNNITWIEVQCPIQRNSSDCGYFVLRFMKEIIQANQLEIPPTYLDEFRAAGYSKLKLEEIKEELCQFYIKQFFMQI, encoded by the exons atggatgaaagtgtcttcggtattgagttcaagtcacatattacaattgacgacttgcaagagatttttgaccaggatcaactaggcgtcagtaatatgcaatcatacatccg gttgttgtatgacagagtgttgcgcgggactgcattgtctaacagattccggttcgtgtcttccgcccattgcagcggaatggaaattgtttcggatccggaatctgttagacagcgcttagtcgatagattcatgtccaccggcaatacagaatgtctgcatctttgggcgtataatacccgaccagtagg agcacactggttgctgcttgctatcaacccgataagggaagtcgtgtattatctgaattcggtaaagggtgaatggaccaattatccggccatgaaggaaatcgttgattt atcaatacaagtattccgtagtcaacgggacgcacaggtatcccggactaaatcaaacaacatcacctggatcgaagtgcag tgtccgatacagcgtaacagttcagactgcggatactttgtattgaggtttatgaaagaaatcattcaggcgaatcaattagagattcctcccacg taccttgacgaattccgtgctgctgggtactcgaagctaaagttagaagaaatcaaagaggaattgtgtcaattttatattaagcaatttttcatgcagatttga